In the Candidatus Delongbacteria bacterium genome, CCTGGATCTTGGCCTGCTCGAGCTGCGGCAGCATGAACAGCAGTTTCTGGTTGCCGATTTCCAGCTCGCGCTTCAGCCGCAGGTACTCGAGTGTGGCACGGGGCAGATCCTGGATAGCGATGAAGAGGTCATCGTCGCCCTTGGTATACGCCTTGTCCAGGCGTGTCTGCAGGATCTGGACTTCCTGTTCCAGCTCCTTGACCACCGGATGGCCCGAGCTGTAGTTGTGGCGGGCAAGGCTCAGTTCCAGGCCCTTGAGCTCCAGACGGGATTTCAGTTCTCCATACCCTTTGAGCAGCTCCTCGGCCTGGCGTTCGGGCTCCAGCAGACGTTCCTGCTTCTGGAAGGCCAGCATCAGATTCTCGAGGCTGTCCAGACCCGCGTAGATCTTGTCCACCTCGCCCTGCACGAAACGCCGGTTCTCGGCGGCCTTGCGTGAGGAGTATTGCCGGTTGAGCGCTTCCAGTTCGGCCACCATGTACTCGGCCATCTCCAGGGCCTGCTGGGCGTTCTTGTCCTTCACCAGCAGGGTGATCATGCCCGAGTTGACATCGAATTCCGCGGAGAGATTCTCGGACATCATTTCGTAGACGTCCTCGATCTTGGTGTCCTCGTCCAGTTCGTAATGAGTGCGCAACTCGAACTTGTCCAGCACCTTCTGATACATCACGCGGCTGTTGAGAATGGCCAGGTAATACTCGCCGCTGCCCGACTCTCCGGTGAACGCGCTCAGCATGCCGGCCATGGGGATGTCGCCCAGCAGGCCCGCCAGACCCGAGGCACCGCCCGTGGGTGGCACGATCAGTGCGCGGGCTTCCCAGGTCTTGTCCATCACCAGACTGTAGATCGCGGTCAGGGTGACACTCACCAGGACCATGCCCAGCACGAGTCTCTTGCGGCGGAAAAGCAGCAGCAGAAACTGCAGGAACAGGTTGCCTTCGTTGGCCATTGCGATATCCCGAATTGAGGGCGACAGACAGGTCTTCGTGCGCGGCCGGTGCGGGGTTGCCAAGGCACCCGGCGGAGGTGCTCCTCCCGGTCCGATGGCGGTCGTTCCCGGGTCCGCAGCCCGCGGAGCAGCCGGCACGAAGGTCAGGGGTTCCACCAGACGTCAAGGCAGGAAACGGAGGCAGGAAGGCGAGACCGAGAATGCGCCCGCTGCCGGAAAGGCCCCAAAGTAAGAAGAAGCCAGCAACTGACACAGGTTGCCCGGAATGGCAGAATGGAGGTTCAGGAATTGAGCTGGAGTGGCTCCGGGCTTTCCTGCCAGCGTTTGAGCCGCGAGTAGAGAGTCGGCAGGGAAATGCCCAGTTCGCGGGCCGCCTGGCGCTTGTCCCCGGGGTGGCGCCGCAGGGCGTCAGCCACGGCCTGTCGTTCGGCGCGCTCGGTGATGGCCCGCAGTTCGGGCTGCTCCGCCACCATGGTGGGCCGGTCGGTGCCAATGGGTCGGCACAGCCGTTCGAGGGCCTGCCTGCGTTCCTGGCGTGACATCCGCACGAGCTGGCGCAAGCGAAACCGCAGTTCGCGGATGTTGCCCGGCCAGCTCCAGGCGGCCAGCAATGACTGGGACTCGGCGGAACAGAGGTCCTGGGCCCCGTCTCCATCGGGCAGCTCCAGCAGGAATGCCTGGCACAACAATGGAAGATCCTCGAGACGCTCGCGCAGCGCAGGCAGGCGCAATGGCTCACCCCCCATCCGGAACAGCAGATCCTGGCGGAAACCGTTGTCCAGCAAGCGGCTTTCTTCATTGGTGGCGGCCACCAGGCGAAAGTGGGCCTGGCGAGGTCGCGAATCCCCCACCCGATAGTACTCGCCACTCTCCAGCAGGCGCAGCAGCTTGGCCTGGAGGCCGGGAGGCATCGCTCCGAACTCATCCAGGAACAGTGTGCCGCCTTCGGCGCGCTCCACCAGCCCCCGCCGCTCGCGCGCTCCGGTGAAGGCACCCGCAGTGCAGCCGAACAATTCACTTTCGGCAAGGCTGAGCGGCAGACCCGCGCAATTCAGGCAGACCATGGCCGCACCCGAGCGGGGCGAGTGCTCATGCAGGTAACGGGCAGCCAGCTCCTTGCCGGTGCCACTCTCCCCGCTGAGCAGTACCGGATCGCCATGATGGGCGGCCCGGGACAGGCGCGCCAGCATGGATTGGAAAGCCGGCGAGCGCCCCAGCATGGCACCGTGGCGATAGCTTTCCACCAGCAGGCGACGGGCCAGCCGTCCGTGTTCCAGTCTGGGTGCACCCTCTTCCGCCAGGGTCTGCAGCAAGGTGCCCAGCGGAGCTTCGGCGGACTGGCAGGCGCTGGCTTCGGCCACAACGCGGGCCAGCTCGGGCGCCTTGCCCATCAGCAGCAGCGGGATCGCCCTCAGGATCAGCAGCAAGACACGGGCGTCGCCCCGCTGCCCCGCCACCTGCTGCTCCAGACGGTGTGCCAGCGTCTCGGCACTGCGGAAACGCCCGGCTGCCAGAAGCTCCGGTATTTCCAGAGCACGGGACAGACGCTCGCGCCAGACCCCGGGCTGGTTTCCGGAAGACCCGAGCAATCCCGGCAGTTCATGGGCAGGGTCGCTCAGCAGGGAGCGCAGCCTTGCGGCCCATTGCCGATCCGCGACGGCCCCCTCTTCCAACAGTGTCAGCAGGCGGTCCAGATCGTCCAGGCGCAGCCGCTCGAGGCAACCCAGAGCGCGCTCGCGCAATGCGGCCTGCAGGCTCTCCTCCGGAAAGGAGCCCAGCAGTGGATCACCGTGCGGAACACCTTCCGCACTGGCTTCGACCTCCCGCATGCATTCCGCGGCCAAGGGCAACCAATGTCGGCCGGGGCGCGCCCGCTCGATCCACTCCTGCTCCGCGATCACCGTGCCTCCCTGCCCTGTCCCGTGCGCCCTGCGGCCATTTCGCATCGTCGCCCAATCTGCCACCGGGCAACTGGCACAAACAGAGGGCCGAGCACAAGGCACGAAGAATCTGGCCTCGCGTGTGTGCGACTCTGGACATCCGGGCAAATCCGGCACGGTTCCACCCGTGGTTCCCCTCGTGACGGTTCCCTAAGTTGGCCCGCGTTGCGAACGGCCCCGATCCGATCCCAGCGCCAGGCAGGAATCCAGCATGTCCCACAACCAACTTCCGCCGGGCATTCCCGCCCGGGTCCACTTCTCCGGCATCGGGGGGGCTGGCATGAGCGCTCTGGCGATCGTGCTGGCCGAGGCGGGCTGCAGCGTCAGCGGCTCCGACCGCGATCGCACGCCCGTGACACAGGACCTGGAAGCCCGCGGTATCCGCATCACCACCGACCAGACCCGGGTGCCCCTGGAATGGAACCCCCAACTGGTGGTACGCACGGCGGCCATGCGCACGGATCACCCCGAAATCCTCTCGGCCCTCGCGGCCGGTCTGCCCGTGATCAAACGGGCCGAGCTGCTGGGCCTGTTCAGCGAATGCGCCCACAGCATCGCCGTGGCCGGCACACACGGCAAGACCACCGTGACGGCCATGCTGTCCTGGACACTGGATGCCTGCGGCCTGGAGCCGGGCTGGTTCATCGGCGCACGCCTGAACAGTCTGCCCCAGGGACGGCTGGGCGCGGGAAACTACCGCGTGCTGGAGGCCGACGAGTTCGACCGCTCCTTCCTGACCCTCAGCCCCGCACATCTGCTGGTGACACACCTGGACTGGGACCACGTGGACATCTACCCCCGCCCCGCAGACCTTTACTCGGCGATGGACCAGCTGGTGGCCCAGGTCCGTCTGGACCCGGTGATCCTGCAGGTCTCCGGCGAGCCCGCCGACCTGGCCTGGCGGCCCCGGAACAGACGCACCGTGCTCGTGGGCGAACACGCCGACTGCGACTACCGCCTGCAGTCCGGCAACGGGATCTGGAGCCTGGTCCGTCAGACGGCCGCAGGTGGCAGCCTGGAGTTCACGCCTCCCCTGCCCGGGCGTCACAACCGCCTGAATGCGGCCCAGTGCCTGGCCTGGATCTGGGAACACGAGAGCGTGCTGGGCATTCCCGTGAGCCGCGCGGCAGAAGCGCTGCAAGGATTCCACGGTCTGCTGCGGCGCTTCCAGACCGTCTGGCAGGGCAACGGGCGCCTGCTGCTGGATGACTACGCCCACCACCCCAGCGAGATCGCCGCCTTCATCCAGGCTGCACGCGAACTGGCACCCACGCGCCTGACCGTGATCCATCAACCGCATACCTACAGCCGGGTGCGGGCCTTCTGCCGTGAGACGGCCGAGGCACTGGCCGGGGCCGACCGCGTGATCACCTGGCCGGTCTTCGCCGCCCGTGAAGCCGCCGTGGACGGGGTGACCCATCGTTCCTTCCTGCCCTGGATGGAGAGTCATCCGGACGCCCGCGCGCTGGACACTCCCGACGAACTGCTGCAGCTGCTGGAAAACACCCGTCCCGGCGAGCTGGTGGCCACCGTGGGCGCGGGCGATTTGTACCGGCTGCACCGCGCGATCATTTCCGTGCTGGAAAGGGGACCCGCATGAGCATTGACTTCGCCAAGCTGAGCGCCAACGGCAACGACTTCGTGGCCATGGACAACCGCGAGGGACAGGTGCCCCTCGAGCGCCCCGGTCTGGTCGCCTGGCTGTGTGACCGCAGGCGCGGAGTGGGAGCCGATGGACTGCTGCTGGTGGAGCACGCCCAGGACGCGGACTTCCGCATGCGCATCTTCAACCCGGACGGCAGCGAGGCGGACATGTGCGGCAACGGGGCGCGAGCTTGCGCCGAATACGCCGCGACCCTGGGCATCGGAGGGCAGGAACTGACCTTCCAGACCAGGGCAGGACTGCAGCGGGTCAGACGCCAGCAGGGACAGAGCACGCTCTGGATCGGACGCATCGTCGAAGACCCGGGTCACCTGAAACGGCTGGAGGCGGATGCCCGTCTGGTGGCCAGCATTCAGCCCGCGCGCCTGCTGGGCTTCCTGCGGGTGGGAGTTCCGCATTGCGTGCTGGCCGTGAATGATCTGGGCACCTTTCCCATCGAACGCATCGGACCGGCCGTGCGCCATCATCCCAGTTTCGACCCCGAAGGCAGCAACGTGATCTTCGTGCAGCGTCTCGACTCGGGTCATGTGCGGGTGCGTGCCTGGGAGAAGGGCGTGGAGGGCGAGACCGAGGGCTGTGGCACGGGCTGCATCGCCGCCTGTGTGCTGCTGGCCCGGGCGGGCGTGGTGCAGTCACCCATTGACGCCAGCATGGCCGGCGGTGTGATGCGCGTGGGCGAAGATGAGCGGGGCTGGCATTTCTCGGGCGAGGTGCATCGCGCGTTCGAGGGCCGGCTGGATCTGCCCGGGTCACTTGGCTGAACGGTGCGGCCGGGGACCCTCAGTAGGCGCCTTCCTGGGCGGCCACCACTCCCAGAGTCTTGATCAGGATGCGCAGGTCCAGCCAGATCGTCCAGTTGCGGATGTAGTACATGTCCAGGCGCACCCGGTCCTCGAAGTCCAGGTCGCTGCGTCCGCTGACCTGCCAGAGGCCGGTCAGACCCGGGCGGATGCTCATGAAATTGCGCTGCCAGTGCCCGTACTTGTCGTACTCGACCTCGTTGATCGGGCGCGGCCCCACCAGCGACATGTCTCCCACCAGCACATTGATGATCTGGGGCAGCTCGTCCAGCGACCAGCGCCGCAGGAACGCGCCCACCCGCGTGATCCGTGGATCGTTCTTGAGCTTGCACTGGGCGGCCCACTCGGCGCGGGCGTTCTCGTCCTCGGCCAGCAACTTCTGCAACACGGCGTCGCTGTCGCGGACCATGGTGCGAAACTTGATCATGTAGATCCACTTCATGCCCCGTCCCCAGCGCCGGTGCCGGTAGATCGGCCAGCCGCGCGAATCCAGCGAGATCGCCAGACAGCACACCAGCAGCAAGGGCGCCAGCACCACCAGCCCCGCCAGCGATCCCAGCACGTCGATGGAACGCTTGACGAACTGGTTCATCGCGCTGCGCAGGTTCTGGTTGAAGTTGAGCACCATGCGCGAACCCAGATGGCTCACTTCCAGCTCGGCCAGTTCCAGCACGGCCACGTCGGGAAAGATCATCAGCTCGTCCACGCTGCCCATGCTGCGCTGCAGCAGCGTGTTCAAGCGGGCACGTTCCAGGTGCCCCGCGCAGATCAGCAGGCGTGAGGCACCGGTTTCCCGGATGATCCGGGGCAGATCGTCCAGCTGGCCCAGCACGGGCAGCGGCAGTTCGGCTCCGCTGAAGGGCGCACCCGCGACGATGCCACACACGCCCAGGCTTTCGCTGAGCGCCGAGATCTTGCGGCTCTGGAAGTACTCGCGAATGCCTTCTTCGCCCCCCAGCAGCAAGGTGCGCGTGGATCCGCCGGGACGCAGCACCAGGCGGGACTGCACGGCCATGTGGAACAGGGGCAGCAGCACGGCCGCCATCAGCCAGGCCAGGATCACGGTGCCACGGGGAAAGTCCAGGTCGATGCGGGCCAGAAACAGCAGGATCAGCAGCAGGGCTCCGGTCTTGAGCGCGGCCCGCACTCCGGCGAAGAATACGTCCCATGGATCACGGGCATCCAGACGGTAGAGCTGCTCCTGCCAGGCATTCACCAGCCAGAGCACCGCGCCAAAAAAGAAAACCCGCAGCAGGGCGGGGGCAGGGTCCGGTGCAAGCGCCGGCCCGTGTCCGGGCAGCAGAAGCGCGGGAACACGGGCCAGGCTGAAACATCCGAAAAGCAGCAGAACATCACTCGCGGCCAGCAGGGGGCGGGTGAAGGGTGATCGCCTCATTCAATCTCTTCCAATGCATGCTTCTTGATGCGGTAGCGCATCGTTTCGCGGCTGAGTCCCAGCAGGCGTGCAGCCCGTGAGACATTGTGGCGGGCCTTGTGCAGCGCCCGGGACAGCAGCACCTTTTCGAACTCCACGATCGAGAACCCGTCGTCGGGAATCTCGAAGTCGTAACCGATGCGCGTGCGTGAGCCATTGCTCTCGGCACCATTGGCCGGACTGGACGAGCGCCGCCGCCAGAGGTGCAGGTGCTCGGCATCGATCACATCGTCGGCCTCGATCAGCAGGGCCCGCTCGATGGCATTGCGCAGTTCGCGGATGTTGCCCGGCCAGTCCCAGTTGCGCAGAGCGTGAATCGCCTGGCTGGAGAAGCGGCAGACTTCGCGTTTGTGCTCGCGCCGGAAACGGTCCAGGAAGAACTGGGCCAGCGGCACGATGTCTTCCCGGCGCTCGCGCAGGGCGGGCAACTCGATGGTGATCACGTTCAAACGGAAGAACAGGTCCTCGCGAAAGGACTTCTCGGCGATCATGTCTTCCAGATCCTTGTGGGTGGCCGCCACGAAGCGGATATCCACGGGAATGGTGCGATCGCCGCCCACACGCCGGATCCGGCGCTCTTCCAGCACCCTCAGCAACTTGGCCTGCAGATTGAAGTCCATGTCGCCGATTTCGTCCAGAAAGAAAGTACCGCCCGAGGCCCGTTCGATCAATCCGATCTTCCGTTCCTTGGCGTCGGTGAACGAGCCTTTCTCGTGCCCGAACAGCTCCGATTCCAGCAGGTTGCTGGGAATGGCCGAGCAGTTGACCTCGATGAAGGGCTCCTCGCGGCGGTCCGAGTTGTAGTGGATCGCGCGGGCGAAGAGTTCCTTGCCCGTTCCGGTTTCGCCCTTGATGAACACGGTGTTGGCGCTGGAGCTGGCGACCTTCTTGGTCATTTCCAGAGTGCGCACCATGGCGGGAGAATTGCCGATGATGTTGCTGAAGTCGTATTCGTCGTCGTGGCGACTGACCAGTCCCGCCTGGTAACTGGTCTTCAGTTCGCGACGGATCTTGTTCACGATCAGGTGAAACTGCTCGGAGTGCACGGGCTTGAGCAGAAAGTCGAAAGCCCCGCGTTTCATCGCCTGCAGCACAGCGTCGCTGTTCACCTTTTCCGTCATCATGATGCAGCGCAGATCGGGCAGCACCTCGCGCGCGGACTCCAGCAACTGGTTGCCGCTCATGTCGGTGTTGCCCAGATCGATCACCATGACTTCGGGGGGAGAATTGCTGAGGGTGTCCAGCGCGGCCCGGCCGCTCTGGTAATTGCGGCAGGGATGTCCTTCCTCTTCCAGCAAGCGGCAGACGAGGTTCGCGTTCACCGGATCCGCATCAACGACCAGGAAGCTCAGGCTCATGATTCCTCACAGGCTTTCCAGGATGCTCAGGTAATTCTGGTAGCGCAGGGGAGAAATCCGGCCGGCTTCCACCGCGTCGGCAACTGCACAGCCCGGTTCCTCGGAATGACGGCAATTGGTGAATCGGCACCCGTCGGCTTCCCGGAGAATCTCCGGATAGCCCATCTGCACATCTTCCCGACTCACGCCCCAGAGGGAGAGCTCCTTGATGCCCGGAGTATCGACGACATGCCCCCCGAAATTGAAGCGGATCAGGCGGGCAGCGGTGGTGGTATGGGTTCCTTTTGAATTGTACTGGCTGATTCCGCGCACGGTCAGCCGCAGATCCGGATTGAGCGCGTTCAGCAGGGAACTCTTGCCCACCCCGGACTGCCCCGAGAGAACGGTCGTCCTGCCAGTCAGCAGCGAGCGCAGGCGATCCATTCCTTCGCCGGTCTCGGCGCTGGTAGCACACCAGGGCACGTCCAGTCCGCCGTAGAGCTCGGCGATTTCCTGGTAATGGCGATCGGGGTCCAGGTCCACCTTGTTGAAGCACAGCAGGCTGTCAAAGCCATTGACCGCGGCGGTCACCAGATAACGATCGATCAGACCCGGTTTGAGCCAGGGTTCCTGCACCGAGGCCACGATCAGGATCTGGTCGATGTTGGCCACCATCACCTGCTCCACCTCGCGGTGCAGCTTCGAGGAGCGTGAGAGCCGGTTGCGGCGGGGGCGCACCTCCACGATCACGCCTTCCTTCTCCTCCAGCACCACGAAGAGTACCTGGTCACCCACGGCCACCAGGGTGCTGTCTTCGTGGGGCGTTCTGGTGGTGCTGCGCGTGCGGCAGCCGATGGTGCTGCCGTCCTCACGCTCCACCAGGAAGGTGTTGCGGCGGTAAGCCACCACCCGGCCGGGCTCGCCCGTGCTTTCCTCGGGCAGCACGATGGCCTTGTCGCGCACCCGGCGGCTCAGCATCTCGTCGGCGTGGTGCTCGCTGTCCTCAACGCTCAGCTCTTCGCTGCCCTGCTCGAGCGCCCGGGCCTTGCGGGCCTGGCGGCGTTCCTCGTGGCGGTCCAGTTCATCCAGCTTGCGGCTCTGTTTCCGCTTCTGGGTCCACATGTTGCGTGACATGCATTCTCGGGATTTGGGACGGTGGCGCCGGGTCCGCGCCCGGTCCGGTGAGGGGCGCGCCGCGGCTGCGTCAAACTTGTGGCATTCGGGGTGAAGAAGAAACCGATTCCTTGGCAGGTCGGGGATGGGTCAGGCTGGTGGAAGCGGGGGCTCAGGCCTCACCCAGTTCCTCGAGAAACTGGCGGGCTTCGCCACGGCCGCGGCGTTCGGAGACCAGCACCAGCAGCAGCAGGCCCAGCACGAAGAAGACCAGCAGGCTGACGATGCCCGTGCGCATGTCGCCCGTGATCCAGGTGACCACTCCGAAGGTCAGCATGCCCAGAATGTTGGCCAGACGCCCGCTCATGGTGAAGAAGCCGAAGAACTCGCTCTCCATGCCTTCGGGCAGAATCACCGACTGCAGGCTGCGTGACACACCCTGACTGCCGCCCATGGCCACTCCGGCCAGAATGCCCAGCAACCAGAATTCCTGGATGGGAGTCCAGATCACCCCCAGGAACCAGGCCCAGACCAGTACCAGCACCCAGACCGATAGCGAGATCGCCAGCGACCGCCGGTTGCTGAAACGGTCGGCCAACCAGCCGAAGAGCATCGCGCCCACCAGGGCCGTGCCCTGGATCACCAGAAAGAACAGCACCAGCTGTTGCTGCTGCATGCCCAGTTCCACCGCACCGAAGATCGAAGTCAGCCGGATCACGGTCTCGATGCCCGTGCCATAGATCAGATAGGCCAGCAGGAACCAGCGCAGGGTGTGCAGACGGCGCATGTGCTTGAGGCTGTGCCACACCCGCCTGAAGCCGATCTTGAGATACCCACCGAGCTCGCCCGCGCGCCGGGGACGAGGTTCCTTGCGCGGCAGCCAGAGGAAGGTCGGTATCGCGAAGATCAGCCACCAGAGCGAGGTCAGCGCAAAACTCCAGCGAAAGTCGAACTGGGGCCACTGGCTCTTGAGCACGAAGATCAGCACCAGCAGCAGCCCGCCGCCCAGGTAGCCTGCGGCATATCCCAGACCGGACACGCGCCCTTCGGTGCCGCGCTCGCTCACCTCGGGCAGGAAGGCGTCGTAGAACACGCTGCCGCCGGCGAAGCCCAGATTGCTCAGGATGAACAGCACGCTCACGATGAGCAGATCACCCGCCCCGAAGAAGCTGATCCAACCGGTACTCAGCACACCCATCATCCAGGCGATGGCCAGGTAGCGCCGCTTGCGCCCCGAGAAATCCGCCAGGGCACCCAGCAGGGGCGAGGCCACGGCCACCAGGACAAGCGCGATGGAATTGACGAAACTGAACACGGTCACCCCGGGTACCGTGACCGTGCGCCCGAAGAGATGGAGCACCGTGCCTGCCTCGCCACCGGCAATCACTTCGGCGAACCAGACGTTGAAGATGACCGCGAGGATCACCACCGCATAGGCGCTGTTGGCAAAGTCGTACATCACCCAGCCGGTCACCGGGCGATTGATCAGCATGCGGGGGACGGGGAGCGGACGCTCGGGAGCGATGGCACCGGGAGGGATCATCGAGCGCTCCGGGAGGCGCGGGAAAGACCCGTTCTCACTTGCGCCGGACCATCAGGTTCTGCAGGGTCTGGGCCAGTTTTGCCGGGTCGTGCACCGGATTCAGCTTGCCGTCCACGGCCAGGCTGATCGCCCCCGTTTCCTCGGACACCACCACCACCACCGCATCGGATTCTTCGGTGACACCAATGGCCGCCCGGTGGCGCGTGCCCATGGTCACGTCCAGATTGGGGTTGGTCGACAGGGGCAGCAGACATTTGGCCGCCTGGATGATCGAGCCGGAAATCATCACCGCGCCGTCGTGCAGCGGTGTCCGCGGGAAGAAGATGGTCACCAGGGTTTCCTTGGTGAGCTCGGCCTGCAGTTTCACCCCGGTTTCCTGGATGGCGCGCAGGCCCACATCGCGAATCAGCACGAAGAGGCCCCCGTACTGGCGCTTGGACAGATCCTGGGCCGCTTCGGCAACCGTTTCGTAGAGGCCCGAGGAACGAATCTGGAAGATGCGCGAGAAGATGGGGCTGTTGCCCATCTGGATCAGAAAGCGACGCAATTCGGGCTGGAACAGAATCACGATGGCAATGGCCCACACCGTGGTGAACTCGCGGAAGATCAGCGAGACCAGGGTCAGATCCAGCAGCTGCACCACGACGTACACGAAGAACAGCAGCAGCATGCCCACGAACATCGGGATGGCGCGCGTGCCCTTCATCATCCGGTAGACCTGGTAGAACAGCGTACTGACCAGGAGAATGTCCACCAGATCGCGCCAGTCGATCTGCAGGATGGTCCAGGTATCTCTCATCACAGGCGGCTCTTCCCTCGGGTGGGCGTGAATTCCTGCAGGTACCAGGGCTCCAGCAGGCTCGCGTCCTCGGGGCCCTTCAATCGGTATCGGTCCTGGCCCAGGCGGTTCATCCAGTCCAGCGACAGGCGGTTGGCCGGATCATCGGCCAGAAACACACCCCGGGGTGCGCTGCGGGCATGGGCGCGCAAATCGTGAACCGCGGGTCCCACCACCAGGGCATCGTCGGGCAGAGTCTCCAGAAACTCATCGAATGAGTGCCGACTGAAGTCCTGCAGCCGCTGGCAGAAAAAATCCTGGCGCCTGTGCAGTGCGGTGTACAATTCCCCACGCCGGGCGCCCACCACCGGGGCCACCACTCCACTCAGGCAGGGGGCCTGCTGGGCCAGCACCTCCAATGTATTCAGCGGTACCAGCGGAATGCCATGCCGGAAGGCCAGCCCCTTGGCACTGGCCAGCCCGACCCGCAGTCCGGTGAAAGAACCGGGACCATTGGCAAGGATGATCAATTCCAGATCGGAAGCGGCCAGGCCCTGGTTGGCCAGCATCTCGCGCAGGTCGGGAATCAGGCGCGAACCGGCCTTCAGGGCTGAGCCCCAGCTGCGCTCCTCCAGCAGGCCATTGTGGTGCAGGGCCAGTCCTCCGCCGGGTGTGGCCGTGTCGATGACCAGGGCCAGCCGGTCGGGCAGGGGAAGATGCGGGTCTGGGCTGTGCATGAACTGGGCTCCAGCA is a window encoding:
- a CDS encoding sigma-54-dependent Fis family transcriptional regulator, producing MREVEASAEGVPHGDPLLGSFPEESLQAALRERALGCLERLRLDDLDRLLTLLEEGAVADRQWAARLRSLLSDPAHELPGLLGSSGNQPGVWRERLSRALEIPELLAAGRFRSAETLAHRLEQQVAGQRGDARVLLLILRAIPLLLMGKAPELARVVAEASACQSAEAPLGTLLQTLAEEGAPRLEHGRLARRLLVESYRHGAMLGRSPAFQSMLARLSRAAHHGDPVLLSGESGTGKELAARYLHEHSPRSGAAMVCLNCAGLPLSLAESELFGCTAGAFTGARERRGLVERAEGGTLFLDEFGAMPPGLQAKLLRLLESGEYYRVGDSRPRQAHFRLVAATNEESRLLDNGFRQDLLFRMGGEPLRLPALRERLEDLPLLCQAFLLELPDGDGAQDLCSAESQSLLAAWSWPGNIRELRFRLRQLVRMSRQERRQALERLCRPIGTDRPTMVAEQPELRAITERAERQAVADALRRHPGDKRQAARELGISLPTLYSRLKRWQESPEPLQLNS
- a CDS encoding exopolysaccharide biosynthesis polyprenyl glycosylphosphotransferase translates to MRRSPFTRPLLAASDVLLLFGCFSLARVPALLLPGHGPALAPDPAPALLRVFFFGAVLWLVNAWQEQLYRLDARDPWDVFFAGVRAALKTGALLLILLFLARIDLDFPRGTVILAWLMAAVLLPLFHMAVQSRLVLRPGGSTRTLLLGGEEGIREYFQSRKISALSESLGVCGIVAGAPFSGAELPLPVLGQLDDLPRIIRETGASRLLICAGHLERARLNTLLQRSMGSVDELMIFPDVAVLELAELEVSHLGSRMVLNFNQNLRSAMNQFVKRSIDVLGSLAGLVVLAPLLLVCCLAISLDSRGWPIYRHRRWGRGMKWIYMIKFRTMVRDSDAVLQKLLAEDENARAEWAAQCKLKNDPRITRVGAFLRRWSLDELPQIINVLVGDMSLVGPRPINEVEYDKYGHWQRNFMSIRPGLTGLWQVSGRSDLDFEDRVRLDMYYIRNWTIWLDLRILIKTLGVVAAQEGAY
- the murC gene encoding UDP-N-acetylmuramate--L-alanine ligase translates to MSHNQLPPGIPARVHFSGIGGAGMSALAIVLAEAGCSVSGSDRDRTPVTQDLEARGIRITTDQTRVPLEWNPQLVVRTAAMRTDHPEILSALAAGLPVIKRAELLGLFSECAHSIAVAGTHGKTTVTAMLSWTLDACGLEPGWFIGARLNSLPQGRLGAGNYRVLEADEFDRSFLTLSPAHLLVTHLDWDHVDIYPRPADLYSAMDQLVAQVRLDPVILQVSGEPADLAWRPRNRRTVLVGEHADCDYRLQSGNGIWSLVRQTAAGGSLEFTPPLPGRHNRLNAAQCLAWIWEHESVLGIPVSRAAEALQGFHGLLRRFQTVWQGNGRLLLDDYAHHPSEIAAFIQAARELAPTRLTVIHQPHTYSRVRAFCRETAEALAGADRVITWPVFAAREAAVDGVTHRSFLPWMESHPDARALDTPDELLQLLENTRPGELVATVGAGDLYRLHRAIISVLERGPA
- a CDS encoding MFS transporter gives rise to the protein MIPPGAIAPERPLPVPRMLINRPVTGWVMYDFANSAYAVVILAVIFNVWFAEVIAGGEAGTVLHLFGRTVTVPGVTVFSFVNSIALVLVAVASPLLGALADFSGRKRRYLAIAWMMGVLSTGWISFFGAGDLLIVSVLFILSNLGFAGGSVFYDAFLPEVSERGTEGRVSGLGYAAGYLGGGLLLVLIFVLKSQWPQFDFRWSFALTSLWWLIFAIPTFLWLPRKEPRPRRAGELGGYLKIGFRRVWHSLKHMRRLHTLRWFLLAYLIYGTGIETVIRLTSIFGAVELGMQQQQLVLFFLVIQGTALVGAMLFGWLADRFSNRRSLAISLSVWVLVLVWAWFLGVIWTPIQEFWLLGILAGVAMGGSQGVSRSLQSVILPEGMESEFFGFFTMSGRLANILGMLTFGVVTWITGDMRTGIVSLLVFFVLGLLLLVLVSERRGRGEARQFLEELGEA
- the rsgA gene encoding ribosome small subunit-dependent GTPase A, giving the protein MSRNMWTQKRKQSRKLDELDRHEERRQARKARALEQGSEELSVEDSEHHADEMLSRRVRDKAIVLPEESTGEPGRVVAYRRNTFLVEREDGSTIGCRTRSTTRTPHEDSTLVAVGDQVLFVVLEEKEGVIVEVRPRRNRLSRSSKLHREVEQVMVANIDQILIVASVQEPWLKPGLIDRYLVTAAVNGFDSLLCFNKVDLDPDRHYQEIAELYGGLDVPWCATSAETGEGMDRLRSLLTGRTTVLSGQSGVGKSSLLNALNPDLRLTVRGISQYNSKGTHTTTAARLIRFNFGGHVVDTPGIKELSLWGVSREDVQMGYPEILREADGCRFTNCRHSEEPGCAVADAVEAGRISPLRYQNYLSILESL
- a CDS encoding sigma-54-dependent Fis family transcriptional regulator; the protein is MSLSFLVVDADPVNANLVCRLLEEEGHPCRNYQSGRAALDTLSNSPPEVMVIDLGNTDMSGNQLLESAREVLPDLRCIMMTEKVNSDAVLQAMKRGAFDFLLKPVHSEQFHLIVNKIRRELKTSYQAGLVSRHDDEYDFSNIIGNSPAMVRTLEMTKKVASSSANTVFIKGETGTGKELFARAIHYNSDRREEPFIEVNCSAIPSNLLESELFGHEKGSFTDAKERKIGLIERASGGTFFLDEIGDMDFNLQAKLLRVLEERRIRRVGGDRTIPVDIRFVAATHKDLEDMIAEKSFREDLFFRLNVITIELPALRERREDIVPLAQFFLDRFRREHKREVCRFSSQAIHALRNWDWPGNIRELRNAIERALLIEADDVIDAEHLHLWRRRSSSPANGAESNGSRTRIGYDFEIPDDGFSIVEFEKVLLSRALHKARHNVSRAARLLGLSRETMRYRIKKHALEEIE
- the dapF gene encoding diaminopimelate epimerase, with product MSIDFAKLSANGNDFVAMDNREGQVPLERPGLVAWLCDRRRGVGADGLLLVEHAQDADFRMRIFNPDGSEADMCGNGARACAEYAATLGIGGQELTFQTRAGLQRVRRQQGQSTLWIGRIVEDPGHLKRLEADARLVASIQPARLLGFLRVGVPHCVLAVNDLGTFPIERIGPAVRHHPSFDPEGSNVIFVQRLDSGHVRVRAWEKGVEGETEGCGTGCIAACVLLARAGVVQSPIDASMAGGVMRVGEDERGWHFSGEVHRAFEGRLDLPGSLG